In Holophagales bacterium, one DNA window encodes the following:
- a CDS encoding patatin-like phospholipase family protein encodes MSAVSDGLALALSGGGLRGLAHLGVLEVLEREGLAVRAIAGTSMGGFVGALLAAGVPLATIQAELAGTLATRRLLGLLDLRVSRWGVALRGRRVHALLRRLLGGDRPFSSLAFPLALVASDLSSGREVVLRDGPVADAVRATISVPGVFEPVERGRMRLVDGGLLDNLPVGVARSLSDRPVVAIDVLPFFRANRPGEEPSVTPLRAARSPQGLRDALHRSMMMIAEMGALRLALDPPDLVLRPAVPPDVTLLFGRQRTTEIVTAGRVAAEAALPLLVELAARAPAAR; translated from the coding sequence TTGAGCGCCGTGTCCGACGGGCTCGCGCTGGCCCTCTCCGGCGGCGGCCTGCGCGGGCTCGCGCATCTCGGCGTTCTCGAAGTCCTCGAACGCGAGGGGTTGGCGGTGCGGGCCATCGCCGGAACCAGCATGGGCGGATTCGTCGGCGCGCTCCTCGCCGCCGGCGTGCCGCTCGCCACGATCCAGGCCGAGCTCGCCGGCACCCTCGCGACGCGCCGCTTGCTCGGGCTGCTCGACCTGCGAGTGAGCCGCTGGGGCGTCGCCCTGCGCGGTCGCCGGGTGCATGCCCTCCTGCGCCGGCTGCTCGGCGGCGACCGTCCGTTCTCGTCGCTCGCTTTCCCTCTGGCTCTGGTCGCTTCGGACCTGAGCAGCGGCCGCGAGGTCGTCCTGCGCGACGGCCCGGTCGCCGACGCGGTGCGGGCGACGATCTCGGTCCCCGGGGTGTTCGAGCCGGTCGAGCGCGGGAGGATGCGCCTCGTCGACGGCGGACTGCTGGACAACCTGCCGGTCGGCGTCGCCCGCTCGCTCAGCGATCGCCCGGTCGTCGCCATCGATGTGCTGCCCTTCTTCCGCGCGAATCGACCCGGGGAGGAGCCGAGCGTCACGCCGCTGCGCGCCGCACGCTCCCCACAGGGCCTGCGCGACGCGCTCCACCGGTCGATGATGATGATCGCCGAGATGGGCGCTCTGCGCCTGGCGCTCGACCCGCCCGACCTGGTGCTGCGACCCGCGGTGCCGCCCGACGTCACGCTCCTGTTCGGGCGCCAACGCACGACGGAGATCGTCACCGCGGGACGAGTCGCCGCCGAGGCCGCGCTGCCGCTCCTCGTCGAGCTCGCCGCGCGGGCGCCGGCCGCTCGTTGA
- a CDS encoding S46 family peptidase: protein MRTHRPEGGLALRITSFVAALAALFLCAMPVVADEGMWMPQQIPDLAPRLQELGFAADPKIWADLTGFPMGAIVSLGGCSASFVSPDGLIATNHHCVQGSLQYNATPEHNLIVDGFLAATRADELWNGPGSRVFVTVKVTEVTEAITGKLDPKATDRQRFDIVEKRIKERTAACEKDGLRCRIASFFEGLRYFEIAQLELNDIRLVYAPPAGIGNFGGETDNWQWPRHTGDFSFYRAYVAPDGKPAAYAKENVPYHPQHYLKVSPAGASPGELIFVAGYPGRTQRHETYGEVKDRTEWTLPRSIRRAKEQLALLEQAVAGIPELAIKAEPRKRGLNNGLTKNVGVLAGLERGGILARKEAQQKALEAWIAADPQRQKEFGSILPALEAMRVESLTTRERDAVFGGLYGGSVLLGTANQIYRQSLERVKPDLDRDPAFQERNWGRMREGLDRMQRSYDARLDRPFFRYTLLEAAALPAGQRIEALDQVIGLAAGMAREASEKAIDLYLDRYYAGTKLGEKEVRLALFDKSTSELLAAKDPAIELAVALHSLDQAIRDKEKADDGKRTRLRPVYMRALLAQRGGLVAPDANSTLRVTFGRVQGVSPRDGLAYLPQTTLQGVVEKHTGKGEFNAPERLLAAIRALRAGKSTPYLDAKLGDVPIDFLSDVDTTGGNSGSAVLNGKGELVGLLFDGTFDTVASDFLFDTEKTRSIQVDTRYLLWTWSEVEGAKHLLHEVGIE from the coding sequence ATGCGGACGCACCGTCCCGAAGGAGGACTTGCTTTGCGAATCACCTCGTTCGTCGCCGCTCTTGCGGCCCTGTTCCTCTGCGCCATGCCCGTCGTCGCCGACGAAGGGATGTGGATGCCGCAGCAGATCCCCGACCTCGCGCCACGACTCCAGGAGCTGGGCTTCGCTGCCGACCCGAAGATCTGGGCCGACCTGACCGGCTTCCCGATGGGAGCGATCGTCTCGCTCGGCGGCTGCAGCGCCTCGTTCGTCTCTCCGGACGGGCTCATCGCCACCAACCATCACTGTGTCCAGGGGTCGCTGCAGTACAACGCGACGCCCGAGCACAACCTCATCGTCGACGGGTTCCTCGCCGCGACGCGCGCCGACGAGCTCTGGAACGGTCCAGGGTCGCGCGTCTTCGTCACGGTGAAGGTGACCGAAGTCACCGAGGCGATCACCGGCAAGCTCGACCCGAAGGCGACCGATCGCCAGCGTTTCGACATCGTCGAGAAGCGGATCAAAGAGCGCACGGCGGCCTGTGAAAAGGACGGCCTGCGCTGCCGGATCGCCTCGTTCTTCGAAGGGTTGCGCTACTTCGAGATCGCACAGCTCGAGCTCAACGACATCCGCCTCGTCTACGCTCCACCTGCCGGAATCGGCAACTTCGGCGGAGAGACGGACAACTGGCAGTGGCCCCGCCACACCGGCGACTTCTCCTTCTACCGGGCCTACGTCGCGCCGGACGGCAAGCCGGCCGCCTACGCCAAGGAGAACGTTCCCTATCATCCGCAGCACTACCTCAAGGTGTCGCCGGCGGGTGCGAGCCCGGGCGAGCTGATCTTCGTCGCCGGCTATCCAGGCCGCACGCAGCGCCACGAGACCTACGGCGAGGTCAAGGACCGCACCGAATGGACCCTGCCGCGTTCGATCCGCCGCGCCAAGGAGCAGCTCGCGCTGCTCGAGCAGGCGGTGGCGGGGATTCCCGAGCTGGCGATCAAGGCCGAGCCGCGCAAGCGCGGCCTCAACAACGGCCTGACGAAGAACGTCGGCGTGCTCGCCGGGCTCGAGCGCGGCGGCATCCTCGCCCGGAAGGAGGCGCAGCAGAAGGCGTTGGAAGCCTGGATCGCCGCCGATCCGCAGCGGCAGAAGGAGTTCGGCTCGATCCTCCCGGCGCTCGAAGCGATGCGCGTCGAGAGCCTGACGACTCGGGAGCGCGACGCCGTCTTCGGCGGCCTGTACGGCGGCTCGGTGCTGCTCGGTACGGCGAACCAGATCTACCGCCAGTCGCTCGAGCGGGTGAAGCCCGATCTCGACCGGGACCCGGCATTCCAGGAGCGCAACTGGGGTCGGATGCGCGAGGGGCTCGACCGGATGCAGCGCTCCTACGACGCGCGGCTCGATCGGCCGTTCTTCCGCTACACCTTGCTCGAGGCGGCCGCGCTCCCGGCGGGTCAGCGGATCGAGGCGCTCGACCAGGTGATCGGCCTCGCCGCCGGCATGGCGCGCGAAGCGTCGGAGAAGGCGATCGACCTCTACCTCGACCGCTACTACGCGGGAACGAAGCTCGGCGAGAAGGAGGTCCGACTGGCCCTCTTCGACAAGTCGACCTCCGAGCTGCTCGCCGCCAAGGACCCGGCCATCGAGCTCGCCGTGGCCCTCCACTCGCTCGACCAGGCGATTCGCGACAAGGAAAAGGCTGACGACGGCAAACGCACCCGCCTGCGCCCGGTCTACATGCGCGCGCTCCTCGCCCAGCGCGGCGGTCTGGTGGCACCGGATGCCAACTCGACTCTCCGCGTCACCTTCGGACGCGTCCAGGGTGTCTCGCCGCGGGACGGCCTCGCCTATCTGCCGCAGACGACGCTCCAGGGCGTCGTCGAGAAGCACACCGGCAAGGGCGAGTTCAACGCGCCGGAGCGCCTCCTCGCGGCGATTCGCGCTCTGCGCGCCGGCAAGAGCACGCCTTACCTCGACGCCAAGCTCGGGGACGTGCCGATCGACTTCCTCTCCGACGTCGACACCACGGGCGGCAACTCCGGCTCGGCGGTGCTCAACGGCAAGGGCGAGCTCGTCGGGCTGCTCTTCGACGGCACCTTCGACACCGTGGCGTCGGACTTCCTCTTCGACACGGAGAAGACGCGCTCGATCCAGGTCGACACCCGCTACCTGCTCTGGACCTGGAGCGAGGTGGAAGGTGCCAAGCACCTGCTGCACGAGGTCGGGATCGAGTAG
- a CDS encoding tetratricopeptide repeat protein has protein sequence MSLLVRRPSLAVRLLSVLAGSVGVVLLAEPLRAADDGPTGFVADRECTPCHVGLAASFREVAMSQALAAPRPDNVGGPLGEVFVHEPSGQRYSLFWRDGSLVFRSFVQAGDAAPMHELEIPVDWVLGSGRHAKSYLYRTPGGELYQLPIAWYAESGRWGMAPGFDRPDHDGVTRRVRRECLACHAALPAYESGGDARWAPQRFPEALGEGIGCQRCHGPGAEHVRRAWAGGRPPAEIREAIVNPARLPRERREEVCYQCHLQPSVTLPGIAREGQGDFAFRPGDRLADRRILVEVEEEGLPAADRFEINHHAYRLRRSRCFTASGGRISCLDCHDPHRRPPPAELAARVRSVCLGCHRTLSTASPAHADVAADCAACHLPKRRAQDVVHAVMTDHGIVRHPPGRDALAPRSEREPALVGVELYDPPSGSDRGQGELDRALAVVRLAGGASPAGVERLERLLAARAPASAEPWLDLAYGELGSRRFAAAERAVAAALRRAPDEPQAREWAALARAGQGDREGAIAQLRALLVGGREPRPEAEFNLGRLLLDRGSVDEAILHLQRALDARPNLAAASFHLGRALLGRGETEAGVAALRRALAWDPRHADATVALADFLAARGARTEALSLLRYGTSHARSPERLRRRLAELEGSGNR, from the coding sequence GTGAGCCTGCTCGTGCGCCGACCGTCGCTTGCCGTGCGTCTCCTCTCCGTCCTCGCCGGGTCGGTGGGCGTCGTCCTGCTGGCGGAGCCGCTGCGCGCGGCGGACGACGGACCGACCGGGTTCGTCGCCGACCGCGAATGCACGCCGTGCCACGTCGGCCTCGCGGCGAGCTTCCGTGAGGTCGCGATGTCGCAGGCGCTCGCGGCTCCGCGACCGGACAACGTCGGTGGGCCGCTGGGTGAGGTGTTCGTCCACGAGCCGTCGGGGCAGCGCTATTCGCTCTTCTGGCGGGACGGGAGCCTCGTCTTCCGCAGCTTCGTGCAGGCCGGTGACGCTGCACCGATGCACGAGTTGGAGATCCCGGTCGACTGGGTTCTCGGCTCGGGCCGGCACGCGAAGAGCTACCTCTACCGCACTCCGGGGGGCGAGCTCTATCAGCTGCCGATCGCCTGGTATGCCGAGAGCGGGCGTTGGGGGATGGCGCCCGGGTTCGACCGGCCCGACCACGATGGCGTCACCCGCCGGGTGCGCCGCGAGTGCCTGGCCTGCCACGCGGCGCTGCCGGCCTACGAGAGCGGCGGGGACGCGCGGTGGGCACCGCAACGCTTCCCCGAGGCGCTCGGCGAGGGGATCGGCTGCCAGCGTTGTCACGGGCCCGGCGCCGAGCACGTACGCCGGGCCTGGGCGGGAGGGCGACCGCCGGCGGAGATCCGCGAAGCGATCGTCAATCCGGCACGGCTCCCCAGGGAGCGGCGCGAAGAGGTCTGCTACCAGTGTCACCTCCAGCCCTCGGTGACCCTTCCCGGCATCGCGCGGGAAGGGCAGGGGGACTTTGCGTTCCGCCCCGGCGACCGTCTGGCTGACCGGCGGATCCTGGTCGAGGTGGAGGAAGAAGGCCTCCCAGCGGCCGATCGATTCGAGATCAACCATCACGCCTATCGCCTGCGGCGAAGCCGCTGCTTCACGGCGAGCGGGGGAAGGATCTCCTGTCTCGACTGTCACGACCCGCACCGGCGACCGCCGCCCGCCGAGCTTGCCGCCCGGGTTCGCAGCGTCTGCCTCGGCTGCCATCGAACGCTGTCGACCGCGTCGCCGGCACACGCCGACGTCGCCGCGGACTGTGCCGCCTGCCACCTCCCGAAGCGGCGGGCGCAAGACGTCGTGCACGCGGTCATGACCGATCACGGCATCGTGCGACACCCGCCGGGACGCGATGCGTTGGCGCCTCGCAGCGAACGGGAGCCGGCACTCGTCGGGGTCGAGCTCTACGACCCACCCTCCGGCAGCGATCGAGGTCAGGGCGAGCTCGACCGTGCGCTTGCCGTGGTGCGCCTCGCCGGGGGGGCAAGCCCTGCTGGCGTCGAACGGCTCGAGCGTCTGCTCGCCGCCCGGGCGCCGGCGTCGGCAGAGCCCTGGCTCGATCTCGCCTACGGCGAGCTCGGGAGCCGGCGCTTCGCGGCGGCAGAGCGAGCCGTCGCCGCGGCCCTGCGCCGGGCGCCGGACGAGCCCCAGGCGCGCGAATGGGCCGCGCTCGCCCGCGCCGGACAGGGCGACCGCGAGGGAGCGATCGCGCAGCTTCGCGCTCTTCTGGTCGGCGGACGGGAGCCGCGCCCCGAGGCGGAGTTCAACCTCGGCCGGTTGCTGCTCGACCGGGGTTCGGTCGACGAGGCGATCCTCCACCTCCAGCGCGCGCTCGACGCGCGCCCGAACCTCGCGGCCGCGTCCTTCCATCTCGGGCGCGCCCTGCTCGGACGAGGAGAGACCGAGGCGGGAGTCGCGGCGCTCCGCCGCGCCCTGGCCTGGGATCCGCGGCACGCGGACGCGACCGTTGCGCTCGCCGATTTCCTGGCCGCGCGTGGAGCGCGCACCGAAGCGCTGAGCCTGCTTCGCTACGGGACTTCCCACGCCCGATCCCCGGAGCGCCTGAGGCGGCGTCTCGCCGAGCTCGAAGGAAGCGGAAACCGCTAG
- a CDS encoding TetR/AcrR family transcriptional regulator, translating to MARGRHRDRLLDEGLRLFAQRGFAGTGVQEIADAGGIPKGSFYNYFASKDEFGVAVVERYGACSCQEMAAALSGSGSPIERLKAAFRRHDDTLVASGFAGGCLAGRLAQELAGEQPVFRAPLEKIFREQRRLVADLLAQAAAAGEIAAVSDVETLAGFLLSAWQGAMLRAKAAGSARPLEEFHAITFARLLAPPIPAAR from the coding sequence ATGGCCCGCGGACGACATCGCGACCGACTGCTCGACGAGGGCCTGCGCCTCTTCGCCCAGCGGGGGTTCGCCGGGACCGGCGTCCAAGAGATCGCCGATGCCGGCGGCATCCCGAAAGGCTCGTTCTACAACTACTTCGCCTCGAAAGACGAGTTCGGCGTGGCGGTGGTGGAACGCTACGGCGCCTGCTCCTGCCAGGAGATGGCGGCGGCGCTCTCCGGCTCGGGCTCGCCGATCGAACGCCTGAAAGCGGCCTTCCGCCGACACGACGACACGCTCGTCGCTTCGGGGTTTGCCGGCGGCTGCCTCGCCGGGAGACTGGCCCAGGAGCTCGCCGGCGAACAGCCGGTCTTCCGCGCTCCGCTCGAAAAGATCTTCCGCGAGCAGCGCCGACTCGTCGCCGACCTCCTGGCGCAGGCGGCAGCCGCAGGAGAGATCGCAGCGGTCTCCGATGTCGAGACCCTCGCCGGCTTCCTGCTCTCGGCCTGGCAAGGAGCCATGCTTCGTGCCAAAGCCGCCGGCAGTGCCCGACCGCTCGAAGAGTTCCACGCCATCACCTTCGCCAGGCTCCTCGCCCCACCCATCCCCGCCGCTCGCTGA